One genomic segment of candidate division WOR-3 bacterium includes these proteins:
- a CDS encoding DUF4837 family protein: protein MLNPKCQIGLKFLVVSYWLLALSCSPPLPTTIGGMREIILFTDYKQEIELPIKEILQRYIYTVQPEEEFIVRYRPLSRLSDFIKFRFLFIVGTIDEEPIRTILDIHIKKIEMDTMGLFAFADLWVENQKVLIFAVKSKEFLQLGLKRYGARIRKTFQDYLLTYMTKITYEQGHDKKLTKYLSDKYQFNFKVPKRFRLITKYENDNFIYMITHNPDRSIFIYTSPERMEITPAKLISLRDSLTAKYYEGDFVYKPYTRAETTLFNNIWAIKLIGVWQNNKLTAGGPFISYCFNHNNRFYFLDGMLYYPGKKKLDNLNQLNAILWTFTP from the coding sequence ATGTTAAATCCTAAATGTCAAATTGGGCTAAAATTTTTAGTTGTTAGTTACTGGCTTTTGGCTTTAAGCTGTTCACCGCCTTTGCCCACTACAATTGGCGGAATGCGAGAGATTATTTTGTTTACAGACTATAAACAAGAGATTGAATTACCAATCAAAGAGATACTTCAAAGATACATTTACACAGTTCAGCCTGAAGAAGAGTTCATAGTTCGCTATCGTCCCTTGTCACGATTATCTGATTTTATCAAGTTCCGGTTCTTATTTATAGTTGGAACTATTGATGAAGAGCCGATTAGAACAATATTAGATATTCATATAAAAAAAATTGAGATGGATACAATGGGGCTTTTTGCTTTTGCTGACCTGTGGGTCGAAAATCAAAAAGTATTAATCTTTGCCGTAAAATCTAAAGAATTTTTACAATTAGGATTAAAACGCTATGGTGCAAGAATTCGTAAAACTTTTCAGGACTATTTATTAACTTATATGACTAAAATTACTTATGAGCAAGGTCATGACAAAAAACTCACTAAATATCTATCAGATAAATATCAGTTTAATTTCAAAGTGCCAAAACGGTTTCGTCTTATCACTAAATATGAGAATGATAATTTTATCTATATGATTACTCACAATCCTGACCGAAGTATTTTTATCTACACATCACCTGAAAGGATGGAAATAACGCCGGCAAAATTAATTAGTCTTCGAGATAGTTTAACTGCAAAGTACTATGAAGGTGACTTTGTTTATAAACCATATACTCGGGCAGAAACAACTTTATTTAATAACATTTGGGCAATAAAATTAATCGGCGTTTGGCAGAACAACAAACTTACTGCCGGTGGACCTTTTATATCTTATTGCTTTAATCATAACAATCGGTTCTATTTTCTTGATGGAATGCTCTATTACCCGGGAAAGAAAAAACTGGATAATCTTAACCAACTTAATGCAATACTTTGGACATTTACACCCTAA